A window of Streptomyces armeniacus contains these coding sequences:
- a CDS encoding beta-N-acetylhexosaminidase yields the protein MRRIWPTLFCAALLITAVPGSVSATAAAAAPGTSGTSGTAAAEPRPLDHVVPAPASVAPKGDPYTLTERTAIRVPKGSDEARETGEQLAELLRPATGFELPVTTAGRGGHTARADDTARADDDISLQLTGAERLGAEGYQLDVSERSVVIRAGTQAGLFHGVQTLRQLLPASIEADTAQSGPWQVAGGRITDTPRYDYRSAMLDVSRHFFTVDQVKRYVDQLALYKINKLHLHLSDDQGWRIAIDSWPRLAEYGGSTQVGGGEGGYYTKADYAEIIRYAAEKHLTVVPEIDMPGHTNAALASYAELNCDGVAPPLYTGTEVGFSSLCVPLERTYDFVDDVVRELAAMTPGPYLHIGGDEAHSTSHEDYVAFMKRAQQIVSKYGKTVIGWHQLVGAEPVEGAVAQFWGTSPDEPEVAEAARNGTKLILSPANRSYLDMKYNEDTPLGLTWAGYVEAQQSYDWNPGTYIEGAPSEAVLGVEAPLWSETLETSDHIEFMAFPRLPGVAELGWSPEESHDWEAYRERIAEHGERWEALGIDYWRSPQIPWTD from the coding sequence GTGAGACGCATCTGGCCCACGCTGTTCTGTGCCGCGCTGCTCATCACCGCCGTACCAGGCTCCGTTTCGGCGACCGCCGCTGCCGCCGCCCCCGGTACCTCCGGTACGTCCGGAACGGCCGCCGCGGAGCCACGCCCCCTGGACCACGTCGTCCCCGCGCCCGCCTCCGTGGCGCCGAAGGGCGACCCGTACACCCTCACCGAGCGGACTGCCATCCGCGTCCCGAAGGGCTCGGACGAGGCGCGCGAGACAGGCGAGCAGCTCGCCGAACTGCTGCGCCCCGCCACCGGGTTCGAGCTCCCCGTGACCACGGCCGGGCGCGGCGGCCACACCGCCCGCGCCGACGACACCGCCCGCGCCGACGACGACATATCGCTCCAGCTCACCGGAGCGGAGCGGCTGGGTGCCGAGGGCTACCAACTGGACGTGTCCGAACGCTCCGTGGTCATCCGCGCCGGCACGCAGGCCGGTCTCTTCCACGGCGTCCAGACGCTGCGCCAGCTGCTGCCCGCGAGCATCGAGGCGGACACCGCCCAGTCCGGACCGTGGCAGGTCGCGGGCGGCCGGATCACGGACACCCCGCGCTACGACTACCGCAGCGCCATGCTGGACGTCTCGCGGCACTTCTTCACCGTCGACCAGGTCAAGCGCTACGTCGACCAACTCGCCCTGTACAAGATCAACAAGCTGCATCTGCACCTCTCCGACGACCAGGGCTGGCGCATCGCCATCGACTCCTGGCCGCGGCTCGCCGAGTACGGCGGCAGCACCCAGGTCGGCGGCGGCGAGGGCGGGTACTACACAAAGGCCGACTACGCCGAGATCATCCGCTACGCCGCCGAGAAGCACCTCACCGTCGTACCCGAGATCGACATGCCGGGGCACACGAACGCCGCCCTCGCCTCGTACGCCGAGCTGAACTGCGACGGCGTCGCACCCCCGCTCTACACCGGCACCGAGGTGGGCTTCAGCTCGCTGTGCGTGCCGCTGGAGCGCACGTACGACTTCGTGGACGACGTCGTACGCGAGCTCGCGGCGATGACCCCCGGCCCGTATCTGCACATCGGCGGCGACGAGGCGCACTCCACGAGCCACGAGGACTACGTCGCGTTCATGAAGCGGGCGCAGCAGATCGTGTCGAAGTACGGGAAGACGGTCATCGGCTGGCACCAACTCGTCGGCGCGGAACCGGTCGAGGGCGCCGTCGCGCAGTTCTGGGGGACCTCCCCGGACGAGCCGGAGGTCGCGGAGGCGGCGCGGAACGGCACCAAGCTGATCCTGTCCCCGGCCAACCGCTCCTACCTGGACATGAAGTACAACGAGGACACCCCGCTCGGGCTGACCTGGGCGGGCTACGTCGAGGCGCAGCAGTCGTACGACTGGAACCCCGGGACGTACATCGAAGGCGCGCCGTCCGAGGCGGTGCTGGGGGTGGAGGCGCCGCTGTGGTCGGAGACGCTGGAGACGAGCGACCACATCGAGTTCATGGCGTTCCCGCGGCTGCCGGGCGTCGCCGAACTCGGCTGGTCTCCGGAGGAGTCGCACGACTGGGAGGCGTACCGGGAGCGGATCGCGGAGCACGGGGAGCGCTGGGAGGCACTAGGCATCGACTACTGGCGCTCGCCGCAGATCCCGTGGACCGACTGA
- a CDS encoding DUF4429 domain-containing protein encodes MAEIIQRAGTWTFDGSTVRIVPGSWKGVHQLRRSLGEVAVPLTAVAGIAYEAGRKGGRLRLRLREGADPLAQVASGRLTDAADPYQLAVETDRAGVAEYFVDEVRNALLLEQVPDTPCDRYLLPGPSVPLTAAGTDGTASFDGERVQIEWNWLTEESKSSGGPRTLALRELAAVEWTPATGWENGSLRFRPKGTHATVKPQHDPNCLLLWGIRQARETGGSVLLAAAVTARLPHPAASGASGAPGAAGAETAPDAGADGGSPSVAAAGTGAGPALAPAKDGTPDRTDPACTGGAAGTAAGGGDDDHDRLLRRLRELGELHKSGVLTDDEFAAAKSAVLARF; translated from the coding sequence ATGGCGGAAATCATCCAGCGCGCGGGCACCTGGACCTTCGACGGCAGCACCGTCCGTATCGTCCCGGGCAGTTGGAAGGGCGTGCACCAGCTGCGCAGGTCGCTGGGTGAGGTCGCCGTGCCGCTCACGGCGGTGGCGGGCATCGCGTACGAGGCCGGGCGCAAGGGCGGCCGCCTGCGGCTGCGCCTGCGCGAGGGGGCGGACCCGCTGGCGCAGGTGGCCAGCGGGCGGCTGACCGACGCGGCCGACCCGTACCAGCTGGCGGTGGAGACGGACCGGGCGGGCGTCGCCGAATACTTCGTGGACGAGGTCCGCAACGCCCTGCTGCTGGAGCAGGTCCCGGACACCCCCTGCGACCGCTATCTGCTGCCGGGCCCGTCCGTGCCGCTGACCGCCGCCGGCACGGACGGCACGGCCTCCTTCGACGGGGAGCGCGTGCAGATCGAGTGGAACTGGCTCACGGAGGAGAGCAAGTCGTCCGGCGGCCCGCGGACGCTGGCGCTGCGGGAGCTGGCGGCGGTGGAGTGGACCCCCGCGACCGGCTGGGAGAACGGCAGCCTCCGCTTCCGTCCGAAGGGCACGCACGCGACCGTGAAGCCGCAGCACGACCCCAACTGCCTGCTGCTGTGGGGCATCCGGCAGGCCCGCGAGACCGGCGGCTCGGTGCTGCTGGCCGCGGCGGTCACGGCGCGGCTGCCGCACCCGGCCGCGTCCGGCGCGTCCGGCGCACCCGGTGCCGCCGGGGCCGAGACGGCGCCGGACGCGGGTGCGGACGGCGGCTCTCCGTCCGTGGCGGCTGCCGGTACGGGCGCCGGGCCGGCCCTCGCGCCGGCCAAAGACGGCACCCCGGACCGTACGGACCCCGCCTGCACGGGCGGGGCCGCCGGCACCGCCGCGGGCGGCGGTGACGACGACCACGACCGGCTGCTGCGCCGCCTCCGCGAGCTCGGAGAGCTGCACAAGAGCGGGGTGCTGACGGACGACGAGTTCGCGGCGGCCAAGTCGGCGGTGCTGGCCCGCTTCTAG
- a CDS encoding acyl-CoA dehydrogenase family protein produces the protein MSLDHRLSPEHEELRRTVEAFAHDVVAPKIGEFYERHEFPYDIVRQMGEMGLFGLPFPEEYGGMGGDYLALCLALEELARVDSSVAITLEAGVSLGAMPVFRFGTEEQKREWLPKLCSGEQLGAFGLTEPECGSDAGGTRTTAVRDEETGEWVINGTKCFITNSGTDITGLVTVTAVTGRKDDGSPRISTVIVPSGTPGFTVAAPYSKVGWNASDTRELSFSDVRVPAANLLGEEGRGYAQFLRILDEGRIAISALATGLAQGCVDESVAYAGTRQAFGKPIGANQAIQFKLADMEMRAHTARVAWRDAASRLLAGEPFKKEAAVAKLYSSEIAVTNAREATQIHGGYGFMNEYPVARMWRDSKILEIGEGTSEVQRMLIARELGVG, from the coding sequence ATGTCTCTTGACCACCGCCTCTCGCCCGAGCACGAGGAACTGCGCCGCACCGTCGAGGCGTTCGCGCACGACGTCGTGGCCCCGAAGATCGGGGAGTTCTACGAGCGGCACGAGTTCCCGTACGACATCGTCCGGCAGATGGGCGAGATGGGCCTGTTCGGGCTGCCGTTCCCCGAGGAGTACGGCGGGATGGGCGGCGACTATCTCGCGCTCTGCCTCGCGCTGGAGGAGCTGGCCCGCGTCGACTCGTCCGTGGCCATCACCCTGGAGGCCGGCGTCTCCCTGGGCGCGATGCCCGTGTTCCGCTTCGGCACCGAGGAGCAGAAGCGGGAGTGGCTGCCGAAGCTGTGCTCGGGCGAGCAGTTGGGGGCGTTCGGGCTGACCGAGCCGGAGTGCGGCTCGGACGCGGGCGGCACCCGTACGACCGCCGTCCGGGACGAGGAGACCGGCGAGTGGGTGATCAACGGCACCAAGTGCTTCATCACCAACTCCGGCACGGACATCACCGGGCTGGTGACCGTCACCGCCGTGACGGGCCGCAAGGACGACGGCTCGCCGCGGATCTCCACGGTCATCGTCCCCTCCGGCACCCCCGGCTTCACCGTCGCCGCCCCCTACTCCAAGGTCGGCTGGAACGCGTCGGACACCCGCGAGCTGTCCTTCTCCGATGTGCGGGTCCCCGCGGCGAACCTGCTGGGCGAGGAGGGCCGCGGCTACGCCCAGTTCCTCCGGATACTCGACGAGGGCCGCATCGCGATCTCCGCCCTGGCCACCGGGCTGGCGCAGGGCTGCGTCGACGAGTCGGTGGCGTACGCCGGGACGCGTCAGGCGTTCGGGAAGCCGATCGGGGCGAACCAGGCCATCCAGTTCAAGCTGGCCGACATGGAGATGCGGGCGCACACGGCGCGCGTCGCCTGGCGGGACGCCGCCTCGCGGCTGCTCGCGGGCGAGCCGTTCAAGAAGGAGGCCGCGGTCGCGAAGCTGTACTCCTCGGAGATCGCCGTGACCAACGCCCGGGAGGCCACACAGATCCACGGGGGCTACGGCTTCATGAACGAGTACCCGGTCGCGCGCATGTGGCGCGACTCCAAGATTCTGGAGATCGGGGAGGGCACGAGCGAGGTGCAGCGCATGCTGATCGCGCGCGAGCTGGGCGTCGGCTGA
- a CDS encoding hydroxymethylglutaryl-CoA lyase: MTQGPPKGLPMTVRAKGLPSRVRIHEVGPRDGLQNESAVVPAEVKAEFIHRLADAGLSTVEATSFVHPKWVPQLADAEELYPRLADLTGVRLPVLVPNERGLDRALALGARDVAVFASATESFAKANLNRTVDESLAMFEPVVARARDAGARVRGYLSMCFGDPWEGPVPPAQVVRVCRALTDLGCDELSLGDTIGVATPGQVAGLLTALGAEGIGPERLAVHFHDTYGQALANTFAALQHGVSTVDASAGGLGGCPFAKSATGNLATEDLVWMLHGLGIETGADLGRLTATSVWMAERLGRPSPSRTVRALSHKE, from the coding sequence ATGACGCAGGGTCCGCCCAAGGGGCTGCCCATGACCGTACGGGCCAAGGGGCTGCCGTCCCGGGTCCGCATCCACGAAGTGGGCCCGCGCGACGGCCTGCAGAACGAGTCCGCGGTCGTTCCGGCCGAGGTGAAGGCGGAGTTCATCCACCGGCTGGCCGACGCCGGACTGAGCACGGTGGAGGCGACCAGCTTCGTGCACCCCAAGTGGGTGCCGCAGCTGGCCGACGCGGAGGAGCTGTATCCGCGGCTGGCGGATCTGACCGGGGTACGGCTGCCGGTGCTCGTGCCGAACGAGCGCGGGCTGGACCGCGCGCTGGCCCTCGGCGCCCGCGACGTCGCCGTGTTCGCCAGCGCCACGGAGTCCTTCGCCAAGGCCAATCTCAACCGCACGGTGGACGAGTCCCTGGCGATGTTCGAGCCGGTCGTGGCCCGTGCCCGGGACGCGGGCGCGAGAGTGCGCGGCTATCTGTCGATGTGCTTCGGCGACCCCTGGGAGGGCCCGGTGCCGCCCGCCCAGGTGGTCCGCGTGTGCCGGGCGCTGACCGACCTCGGCTGCGACGAGCTGAGCCTGGGCGACACGATCGGCGTCGCCACCCCCGGCCAGGTCGCGGGCCTGCTCACCGCCCTGGGTGCCGAGGGCATCGGGCCCGAGCGGCTCGCCGTCCACTTCCACGACACCTACGGCCAGGCCCTCGCCAACACGTTCGCCGCGCTCCAGCACGGCGTCAGCACGGTGGACGCGTCCGCGGGCGGGCTCGGCGGCTGCCCGTTCGCCAAGAGCGCCACCGGCAATCTCGCCACCGAAGACCTCGTGTGGATGCTGCACGGCCTCGGCATCGAAACCGGGGCAGACCTCGGCCGGCTCACCGCCACCAGCGTGTGGATGGCCGAACGGCTGGGCCGCCCCAGCCCCTCCCGTACCGTCCGCGCGCTCTCCCACAAGGAGTGA
- a CDS encoding acetyl/propionyl/methylcrotonyl-CoA carboxylase subunit alpha translates to MFDTVLVANRGEIAVRVIRTLREAGVRSAAVYSDADADARHVREADTAVRIGPTAAAESYLSIDRLLAAARRVGAQAVHPGYGFLAENAAFARACEAAGLVFIGPTPDAIELMGDKIRAKETVRAAGVPVVPGSSGSGLDDAELAAAARKTGMPVLLKPSAGGGGKGMRLVRDESRLDDEIAAARREARGSFGDDTLLVERWIDRPRHIEIQVLADGHGHVVHLGERECSLQRRHQKIVEEAPSPLLDEETRAAMGEAAVNAARSCGYRGAGTVEFIVPGDDPGAYFFMEMNTRLQVEHPVTELVTGLDLVEWQLRIAAGERLPYAQGDIGLTGHAIEARLCAETARISGDEHTGRADRVDFLPSAGTVVFLREPGGDGVRTDSGLVEGTEVGTAYDPMLAKVIAYGPDRPSALRRLRSALAGTSVLGVETNAAFLRRLLDHPAVRSGELDTGLVDRDAHTLVRGDVPDEVYATAALLRHATLEPAGPVARADGWTDPFSVPNGWRLGGEAAWTVHHLRVHGHDPVAVRVRGRLMPGTGTGTDGPGPGVDAGAGPGTGSGLGLGLGLELAAAELEVRIGDGEPTAAAVHVAPGGDLRLVWAGVSHRFTYASAGADVRWLGRDGEAWQVRDHDPVEAALRGRAGAHGGEALTAPMPGTVTVVKAAVGDTVGAGQSLLVVEAMKMEHVIASPYAGTVTELDVRAGSTVAMDQVLAVVEPAETAEAADRQEAAADRQGAETRPVEPEEGAR, encoded by the coding sequence ATGTTCGACACCGTGCTGGTGGCCAACCGCGGCGAGATCGCGGTCCGGGTGATCCGCACCCTCCGGGAGGCGGGCGTCCGTTCGGCCGCCGTGTACAGCGATGCGGACGCCGACGCGCGGCACGTCCGCGAAGCGGACACGGCGGTCCGGATCGGGCCGACGGCAGCCGCCGAGAGCTATCTGTCCATCGACCGGCTGCTGGCCGCCGCGCGCCGCGTGGGCGCGCAGGCCGTGCACCCGGGATACGGCTTCCTCGCCGAGAACGCCGCCTTCGCGCGGGCCTGCGAGGCGGCGGGACTGGTGTTCATCGGGCCGACGCCCGACGCGATCGAGCTGATGGGCGACAAGATCCGCGCCAAGGAGACGGTCCGCGCGGCGGGCGTGCCCGTGGTCCCGGGCTCGTCCGGGAGCGGCCTCGACGACGCCGAACTGGCCGCCGCCGCACGGAAGACCGGGATGCCCGTGCTGCTGAAGCCGTCGGCGGGCGGCGGCGGCAAGGGCATGCGGCTGGTGCGGGACGAGTCGCGGCTGGACGACGAGATCGCCGCCGCGCGGCGGGAGGCGCGCGGCTCGTTCGGGGACGACACCCTGCTGGTGGAGCGGTGGATCGACCGGCCGCGGCACATCGAGATCCAGGTGCTGGCGGACGGGCACGGCCACGTCGTGCATCTCGGCGAGCGCGAGTGCTCGCTCCAGCGCCGGCACCAGAAGATCGTCGAGGAGGCGCCGAGCCCGCTGCTGGACGAGGAGACCCGGGCGGCCATGGGCGAGGCGGCGGTCAATGCCGCACGGTCCTGCGGCTACCGCGGCGCGGGCACGGTGGAGTTCATCGTGCCGGGCGACGACCCCGGGGCGTACTTCTTCATGGAGATGAACACCCGGCTCCAGGTCGAGCACCCCGTCACCGAGCTGGTCACCGGGCTGGACCTGGTCGAGTGGCAGCTCCGGATCGCGGCGGGCGAGCGACTGCCGTACGCCCAGGGCGACATCGGCCTGACCGGGCACGCGATCGAGGCGCGGCTGTGCGCGGAGACGGCCCGGATCAGCGGCGACGAGCACACCGGCCGTGCGGACCGGGTGGACTTCCTGCCGTCGGCGGGCACCGTCGTGTTCCTGCGCGAGCCGGGCGGCGACGGCGTGCGCACGGACTCCGGGCTTGTGGAGGGCACCGAGGTCGGCACGGCGTACGACCCGATGCTGGCGAAGGTGATCGCGTACGGGCCGGACAGGCCGTCGGCGCTGCGCCGGCTGCGGTCCGCGCTCGCCGGCACCTCGGTGCTCGGAGTGGAGACGAACGCCGCGTTCCTGCGGCGGCTGCTGGACCATCCGGCCGTGCGGTCGGGCGAGTTGGACACGGGCCTCGTCGACCGCGACGCGCACACGCTGGTCCGCGGCGACGTGCCGGACGAGGTGTACGCGACGGCCGCCCTGCTGCGCCACGCGACGCTGGAGCCTGCCGGGCCCGTAGCGAGAGCCGACGGGTGGACCGACCCGTTCTCGGTGCCGAACGGCTGGCGGCTCGGCGGCGAGGCCGCCTGGACGGTGCACCACCTGCGGGTGCACGGGCACGACCCGGTCGCCGTGCGGGTGCGCGGCCGCCTCATGCCCGGCACGGGCACGGGAACGGACGGGCCGGGCCCGGGAGTTGACGCGGGAGCCGGGCCGGGGACCGGATCCGGGCTTGGGCTTGGGCTTGGGCTTGAGCTTGCCGCGGCGGAGCTGGAGGTCCGTATCGGCGACGGCGAGCCGACCGCCGCCGCGGTCCATGTCGCCCCCGGCGGCGACCTCCGGCTCGTCTGGGCCGGCGTCAGCCACCGCTTCACGTACGCCTCCGCCGGTGCTGACGTCCGCTGGCTCGGCCGGGACGGCGAGGCCTGGCAGGTGCGGGACCACGACCCGGTCGAGGCGGCGCTCCGCGGACGGGCGGGCGCGCACGGCGGCGAGGCGCTCACCGCGCCCATGCCCGGCACCGTCACCGTCGTCAAGGCGGCCGTCGGCGACACGGTCGGCGCCGGCCAGAGCCTGCTGGTGGTCGAGGCGATGAAGATGGAGCACGTCATCGCCTCGCCGTACGCGGGGACAGTCACGGAGCTGGACGTACGGGCGGGCAGCACCGTCGCCATGGACCAGGTGCTCGCCGTGGTGGAGCCCGCGGAGACGGCGGAGGCAGCGGACCGGCAGGAGGCCGCGGCGGACCGGCAGGGCGCGGAGACGCGGCCCGTGGAACCCGAGGAGGGTGCGCGATGA
- a CDS encoding carboxyl transferase domain-containing protein — protein MQEATTLVSSVHAASESGRANEAAHRELAARLREKLAAARLGGGEKARARHTARGKLLPRDRVDGLLDPGSPFLELAPLAADGMYEGAAPAAGMITGIGRVSGREVVVVANDATVKGGTYYPMTVKKHLRAQEVALQNRLPCVYLVDSGGAFLPMQDDVFPDREHFGRIFYNQARMSGAGIPQIAAVLGSCTAGGAYVPAMSDEAVIVREQGTIFLGGPPLVKAATGEVVTAEELGGGEVHSRVSGVTDHLAEDDPHALRIVRHIVDTLPRRPAPPWSVRPVAEPEVDPAELYAAVPVDSRTPYDVREVIARIVDGSRFQEFKVEFGTTLVTGFARIHGHPVGIVANNGILFSESAQKGAHFVELCDQRGIPLLFLQNISGFMVGRDYEAGGIAKHGAKMVTAVACTRVPKLTVVIGGSYGAGNYSMCGRAYDPRFLWMWPNAKISVMGGEQAASVLATVKRDQLEARGEEWSQEDEDAFRAPVRAQYEQQGNAYYATARLWDDGVIDPLETRTVLGLALTACANAPLPQKDPGVPNFGVFRM, from the coding sequence ATGCAGGAGGCGACGACGCTGGTCAGCAGCGTCCACGCGGCATCCGAGTCCGGCCGGGCGAACGAGGCCGCGCACCGCGAGCTCGCGGCGCGGCTGCGCGAGAAGCTGGCCGCCGCGCGGCTCGGCGGCGGTGAGAAGGCGCGGGCGCGGCACACGGCGCGCGGCAAGCTGCTGCCGCGGGACCGGGTGGACGGCCTGCTGGACCCGGGCTCCCCGTTCCTGGAGCTGGCACCGCTGGCGGCCGACGGGATGTACGAGGGGGCGGCGCCGGCGGCCGGGATGATCACCGGGATCGGGCGGGTGTCGGGGCGCGAGGTGGTCGTGGTGGCCAACGACGCCACGGTCAAGGGCGGCACGTATTACCCGATGACGGTGAAGAAGCATCTGCGGGCCCAGGAGGTCGCCCTGCAGAACAGACTGCCGTGCGTCTATCTCGTCGACTCCGGCGGCGCGTTCCTCCCGATGCAGGACGACGTCTTCCCGGACCGCGAGCACTTCGGGCGGATCTTCTACAACCAGGCGCGGATGTCCGGCGCGGGCATCCCGCAGATCGCCGCGGTCCTCGGCTCCTGCACGGCGGGCGGGGCGTATGTGCCCGCGATGAGCGACGAGGCGGTCATCGTCCGCGAGCAGGGCACGATCTTCCTGGGCGGGCCGCCGCTGGTGAAGGCCGCCACGGGCGAGGTCGTCACGGCCGAGGAGCTGGGCGGCGGCGAGGTGCACTCCCGGGTCTCCGGCGTGACCGACCATCTCGCCGAGGACGACCCGCACGCCCTGCGGATCGTGCGGCACATCGTGGACACGCTGCCGCGGCGCCCGGCGCCCCCCTGGTCCGTGCGGCCCGTGGCGGAGCCGGAGGTGGACCCGGCGGAGCTGTACGCGGCGGTGCCGGTGGACTCCCGCACGCCGTACGACGTGCGGGAGGTGATCGCACGGATCGTGGACGGCTCCCGCTTCCAGGAGTTCAAGGTGGAGTTCGGCACCACGCTGGTGACCGGCTTCGCGCGGATCCACGGCCACCCGGTGGGGATCGTGGCGAACAACGGCATCCTGTTCTCCGAATCCGCCCAGAAGGGCGCGCACTTCGTCGAGCTGTGCGACCAGCGCGGCATCCCCCTGCTGTTCCTGCAGAACATCTCTGGCTTCATGGTCGGCAGGGACTACGAGGCGGGCGGCATCGCCAAGCACGGCGCCAAGATGGTCACGGCCGTGGCCTGCACGCGGGTGCCCAAGCTGACCGTCGTGATAGGCGGTTCGTACGGCGCGGGGAACTACTCCATGTGCGGCCGGGCCTACGACCCGCGCTTCCTGTGGATGTGGCCCAACGCCAAGATCTCCGTGATGGGCGGCGAGCAGGCCGCGTCCGTGCTGGCCACCGTCAAACGCGACCAGCTGGAGGCGCGCGGCGAGGAGTGGAGCCAGGAGGACGAGGACGCGTTCCGCGCGCCCGTCCGCGCGCAGTACGAGCAGCAGGGGAACGCTTACTACGCGACGGCGCGACTCTGGGACGACGGCGTGATCGACCCGTTGGAAACCCGTACGGTGCTCGGCCTCGCGCTCACCGCCTGCGCCAACGCACCGCTGCCGCAGAAGGATCCGGGCGTGCCCAACTTCGGCGTTTTCCGGATGTGA
- a CDS encoding TetR/AcrR family transcriptional regulator produces the protein MDCMTTETAAAPTRREQILREAARLFAERGFHGVGVDEIGAAVGISGPGLYRHFAGKDAMLAELLVGISKRLHEGGRTRTEESAAAGLAPEATLDALISGHIDFALDDRPLITLHDRELDRLREADRRQVRKLQRQYVELWVSAVRDVYPRLTELEARVSVHTVFGLLNSTPHLSGPASLPDRTTTAALLHRLARGALTAAGEGARTGPDVVHGPGWTLDSAEDRPVT, from the coding sequence ATGGATTGCATGACCACTGAGACGGCAGCCGCCCCGACCCGCCGCGAGCAGATCCTGCGCGAGGCCGCCCGGCTCTTCGCCGAGCGCGGCTTCCACGGTGTCGGCGTGGACGAGATAGGAGCCGCGGTCGGCATCAGCGGCCCCGGTCTCTACCGCCACTTCGCGGGCAAGGACGCCATGCTGGCCGAGCTGCTGGTCGGCATCAGCAAGCGGCTGCACGAGGGCGGCCGGACGCGTACGGAGGAGTCGGCCGCCGCCGGGCTCGCCCCCGAGGCCACGCTGGACGCGCTGATCTCCGGGCACATCGACTTCGCGCTGGACGACCGCCCGCTGATCACCCTGCACGACCGCGAGCTGGACCGGCTCCGCGAGGCCGACCGCCGGCAGGTCCGCAAGCTCCAGCGGCAGTACGTGGAGCTGTGGGTGTCCGCCGTGCGGGACGTCTACCCCCGGCTGACCGAGCTGGAGGCGCGGGTCTCCGTGCACACCGTCTTCGGGCTGCTCAACTCCACCCCCCACCTCAGCGGTCCCGCCTCGCTCCCGGATCGCACGACCACCGCCGCGCTGCTGCACCGGCTCGCGCGCGGCGCGCTGACGGCGGCGGGGGAGGGCGCCCGTACAGGCCCGGACGTCGTCCACGGCCCCGGCTGGACCCTGGACAGTGCCGAGGACCGCCCGGTAACTTGA
- a CDS encoding acyl-CoA dehydrogenase family protein: protein MRRTVFNEDHEAFRRTIRDFIEAEVAPQYSQWAEQGFVPREFYKKLGELGVFGIEVPEEYGGAGEASFKFNAVITEECARAGVSFGGSSVHTALCLPYLLKYGTEEQRRRWLPSFVAGELMTAIAMTEPGAGSDLAGMQTTAKLSEDGTHYVLNGAKTFITGGVQADRVLVCCRTSPPTPEDRRSGISILVVDTTTEGYAVGRTLDKLGLKTSDTAELSFTDVKVPVSDLLGEEGKAFGYLTHNLPQERLGIAVSAYAQAAAAVRFAHEYVKERTVFGREVASFQNTKFVLADCRTDVDAMQAVVDRALEAHDAGELTAADAASAKLFTTETAARVIDKCLQLHGGYGYMMEYPIARLYADTRVTRIYGGTSEVMRSIVAKSMGL from the coding sequence ATGCGGCGTACGGTGTTCAACGAGGACCACGAGGCGTTCCGCCGGACCATCCGTGACTTCATCGAGGCGGAGGTCGCGCCCCAGTACTCCCAGTGGGCCGAACAGGGCTTCGTGCCCCGCGAGTTCTACAAGAAGCTCGGCGAGCTGGGCGTCTTCGGCATCGAGGTGCCCGAGGAGTACGGCGGCGCGGGCGAGGCCAGCTTCAAGTTCAACGCCGTGATCACCGAGGAGTGCGCGCGCGCCGGCGTGAGCTTCGGCGGCTCCAGCGTGCACACCGCGCTGTGCCTCCCGTACCTCCTCAAGTACGGCACCGAGGAGCAGAGGCGCCGCTGGTTGCCGTCCTTCGTCGCGGGCGAGCTGATGACCGCCATCGCGATGACCGAGCCCGGCGCCGGCTCCGACCTCGCGGGCATGCAGACCACCGCGAAGCTGTCCGAGGACGGCACGCACTACGTCCTGAACGGCGCCAAGACCTTCATCACCGGCGGCGTCCAGGCCGACCGCGTGCTCGTGTGCTGCCGCACCTCCCCGCCCACCCCCGAGGACCGGCGCAGCGGCATCTCCATCCTCGTCGTGGACACCACGACCGAGGGCTACGCCGTCGGCCGCACGCTCGACAAGCTCGGGCTGAAGACGTCCGACACCGCCGAACTCTCCTTCACCGACGTCAAGGTGCCCGTCTCCGACCTCCTCGGCGAGGAGGGCAAGGCGTTCGGCTACCTCACGCACAACCTGCCGCAGGAGCGCCTCGGCATCGCCGTCAGCGCGTACGCGCAGGCGGCGGCGGCCGTACGGTTCGCGCACGAGTACGTCAAGGAGCGCACGGTGTTCGGCCGGGAGGTGGCGTCCTTCCAGAACACCAAGTTCGTGCTCGCCGACTGCCGTACGGACGTCGACGCGATGCAGGCTGTCGTCGACCGCGCGCTGGAGGCGCACGACGCGGGCGAGCTGACGGCGGCCGACGCCGCCTCGGCCAAGCTGTTCACGACCGAGACGGCGGCCCGCGTCATCGACAAGTGCCTGCAGCTGCACGGCGGTTACGGCTACATGATGGAGTACCCCATCGCCCGCCTCTACGCGGACACCCGCGTCACCCGCATCTACGGCGGCACCAGCGAGGTCATGCGCTCCATCGTGGCCAAGTCGATGGGGCTGTAA